Genomic DNA from Manihot esculenta cultivar AM560-2 chromosome 15, M.esculenta_v8, whole genome shotgun sequence:
GCCACCACATGCTTAATTCGAAGAAAGAGGGACACTTGTATCCCATGCAACATCATATTTGACGTCCCTCAATGTGTTCGAGTCCTTCAATTCACCACGTAGGCCGTAGCTTTCTTCATTTTCGATTTctgcacaatttttttttcctttattattattttttattttttaataaatgaattatattttaatttataaaatttaacataattaataaatcagtttttatatttttaaattaaataattaaatttttatataattaattattttaaattaaaaataattttatttgtaattctgttaataaattgattatagaaaataaatattttaaatagttaaaatacttatgaatattaaaatttttttaatataatgaagaatttttatattatataaattatatttttatttttaaattttaataaattaataagcaATTTATtcacttatatattttaataataaaataataaatattttaattttattattaaaaatatcaaattattcATGTCCCGTCATATTACAGCAGAACTTAATAATTACTCTAATATTAATAAGAGTTGCCTTCTATTAAGAGTCCCttttgataatttttcttttcaatttaaatatttatttataaaattaagggatttttataaaaatagtttCAAATATACTCATATTAATAATGTAATTATTAAATTGTATGATTtttaacatttcataaaaaaatagttaaatattaCTCCGGGGTTACCACCATCAAAATTTTATGATATCCCTCCGCTTCCCAtgcaaaaaaataaacaaacaagtgcaTGCAAatcaaaaattacaaaataacatTGATGGGCACAATAATTGACATAACAATGGAACATACAAGCTAACAAACCTTCACATAGATCCAAGAGTTTCCACGGCTACACTATGGGAGGAAGCAAGCAATGCTGATTCTTTAAACCATTAACcgtcaaataaaatatttataaacttgTTCACATCTCAGCCTAAAGATGGAGGGGGAGAAATCCACAAATTTCAAGTTAGAAAGGACCTCTCCCCTGCTCTGTCAAATGCAGAAGaaagctgctgaagaagagtACTCCATAtgaaaagaaggaaaagaaagatAATTGTTCATTTCGCTAATAGTTaaatagagttttttttttcaattttatttttcaacaaaaaaaaaaaaaaaacaaaagagagaaggggaagagagaaaataaataaaaaatgtgaaaaatgtgtttcttttttgtcaaaaataaataaagatttaTGGATGAAAATGGGCCTAAACCCCAAAAACAAGGTAGAGGATCATACTAAGATCCAAAGTGCTCTAACCTAGACCAAGTAACAAGGCCCAAGGGTCAACCAATCAAAACCCTGGATTCTAAACTGTGGACGAATCTGGTAGCCAGCCAAGTCGAACAATGCTGGGAGAGGCAACAGTCACGAGCACACAAAGATCCGCTTGAGAAAATCTCGACTGCGCAACCCAGGGAACTTGAGCAGCTGAAGCAAGATCCCAAAGGGCAACGGAGCAAACAGAGCATAACCATGGGATGTGGGATGAGAGAGAGTAAAGCGACGTCGCGGACGTCTTTGAGAATACCAACAAAGCATCGTCGAAGGTAGAGCGACTTGTAACACAGCATATGCAAAAGGCAGAGACAAAGAAAACAACAAAAATTACAGAAATGACAGTGCCAAAGCAAACAGCTTAGCTGCCAACCAAAGAGCCCAAAAGCATTACTTACATATAGTCTTCATAGGGAGAGCGACTCCACGAGCTAGACGAAGGTGCTAAGCCTATCCCTATCAAGAGGAACAGATTAAGCCCAAGTAATGGTAGAAAAGAAGGGATAATGTCCTAGAACCAGAGAGGAAAAACTATATGAGCGTTTATCTTTcaatatgttttctttttttcccgGAATCTTTCAATGTCAACGGAAACAATAGGAATACATATTCGACCTTTTTTTCCAAAGCACACAGACCGAGAATAGATTGAAAATCTTAGGTTTCGATTTTGCCAATATGATGAGGGGAAGACTTACGCGTGGCGGAAAAAGCTTAGAAAGCAGAGACATAGTAGGGTGAAAGAGAGACAAAAAGGACAGAAAATTAGAGAGAAAAAGAGTTCCAGGTTTCATACAACACAACAAGAataaaactctctttctctatgCTTTATTCGATCAAAAAGCTTCAGAAAAGGCCAAATAACATCGACCTCTCTcaactctatctctctctttctttgagTCATTGAACAGATCCCTTCTGTTCTCCTTTAATGGAAGCGGTCAGTTAGTTTCCAGTACATGGGGTCCATACTGGTTTCCTTGTCACGCTTACTTTCCTCGCTAATTTCGTCATTCTTGTGATGTAACTTCTGTTTCTTTCTTCTTTGTCAAGAGGGGGAGTTAAGCTAAAGCTAGGGCTTTTTCTATTACTGTGTATCCGCAAGAAATGCAATCGGATAGCTCCGATTCTTCAGGTCCGATAACACAACGTGTCAACTCTTTGCCGTCTGCTACTGATACCAGAGGAAAGCATAGGATACAAGCAGAGATCAAGCGGCTTGAGCAAGAAGTTAGATTTTTAGAGGTAAGTTTCCACTAGTtctgtttttcttttcctccctggttgattatatttttatatgattacACGAGCATATCTTATATGAGAAATTCGAATCTTAATTGGGTTTCTTCTTAGAACAAGAAAAACAAAggaattgcttttttttttttttgtggtttTGAGTTCCAAATGTTTCAAGCTATCAATGCTGGACCTTCCTAGCTATGAAGTAAAATGTGTTTCTGTGGCTAGCTATTTGTGCAAATTCGGAATGTAGCGGCAGCAAAACATGCACTTGTAAAGAGCAGCAGAACAGTCCTGATAGGACTATAGTTAAAACCAAAGGTTTTACCTGAACTGTGATTTTGCTCCCCACCCCAAAAAAGAAATTGATCTGGTTGTTTCTAAAGGGTTTGTGGTTTTGGGGTGAATAATTACCAATTGTGAATTGTTTAACTGATTGCTGCACTATAAATATGTGGATTGTTATCCGATAAAAGCTCACTGTCGAGGGTTAGAAGTGATATTTTTTTGGTCAATCATTAGAAGTAAATTTCATGCTAAAGTTTCTAAGTCCCAATAGTTTACTTATCTGACATAGTAATACACTCAGTTGCTTATAATTTCTGTTAGATTAAACCCTTTCTAGTTTGAACAGACTGTAGCAAATATGATAGCTTTTGCCGCATTATTCTTTAGATTATAGATGTATAATATCATGTTCAGCCTCCAGCCCGCAATTGAATTATTGTCGCTTGTGACAGCCCTTTCCTCGTCCACCAAGTACAACCCCACCTACATCCCCtccgaaaataaaaaaataaaacctgcTTCCTGTCGTCCGTGGCTCTTTCTTTGGTTTCTTGGATGCGGTAATTTAGAATGAACATCACTCTACTTTGCTTGCTAAGATTCATTCAAGATGCCTATTCTTGCTTTGCAGCAACGAAATAAAGTGATTGTGTTTCATGTTACTTTTGGATCGCAAAAATCAAAGGATCAGTGGCTGGCtacaaaaatttcattttgcaaaACCTATATTTTCAATAACAGTCCAAAACATTCCAGACATATTCAATCAACAATGTTGCTTGTTGATTTCTCATATATTTCTGCAACTACTTCAAAATTTCTATTTATATAGGGATTGCCTTTATAGCCTTTATAGCAGGAAGCCGCTCTCCAGAAAAAGTCGATTTTCAAGTCTTGGGAGAACTTTTATGAATGTTTATTTAAGTTTTTGTACTGCCTTTTCTATTAGGATATGACATGGGTAGAAGTTCGGGAAATGCTCTGCAGCAATTATCTGATATCCTACCTTGAATACTAGAAATACGTGATTAAGACTGCTGACTGGATTTCATATTTGCAATGAATTTATGCACAGGAAGAGTTGGAGCAGCTTGATAAGATGGAAAATGCCACAGCTGCATGCGAGGAGTAAGtaagaggaaaaaaaagaaacaaaaaagaacAAGAGATGCGCTCCAAGGCGTAATATCGAGTAATCGCGTTACAATTGATGCCAATTgttatatcatttttatttgatGCTGAATTTCGTTTTGTGTGCATCAGAATTTTGAGTTACGTGGATTGTAGACCAGACCCTCTACTGCAGCTGTAAATGCTCTTTTGTGATTTGTTTTTCATGCATCGATTATTCAAGCATTATCTATGGTCTGGACATTTCTAAGTATCTATTGTTGTGGTCTGACAGAACAAACGGCCCCCTAAGTCCAGCATGGGATCGATGGTTTGAAGGCCCGCAAGAATCACAAGGTTGCAGGTGCTGGATTCTCTGACATTGATGTCTGAtttcaagcattaaaactttGGTTGTTAATTATTGGTGGAGGCTTCAACTTCAAGAGCAACTTTTTCAACAACACTATGCCATTGACAAATGTTTTAAGTATTGTTCATTGTGtagggggaaaaaaaaaagaacagttCCATAGCAATATTTTCTTCATTGGCTAATTCCATAATGCGATGCTTCATTGTGCAACACATGACAAATATTTTTAGATCAATTCAAATGTAAGAAACAATATACAGTAATGGTGATGAGCACAGTTAGATATTACACAATGATAATTTAGTTTAAATCATCTTTCAACCGcattaatatttgaaaaatgaaGCTTCTTTTTGCACTTTACTCCGTTTTATCTTCAACTTGATGCTTTGCCAGTAACACGCTGGGCAATCCACCCTAGGCCATCATACAGACCTTCACCTGTTAGTGCACAGCAGGCTTGGATGTGCCAATCATGATTCTTTATGCTGTGAAGAGAGAGAGCATCAGAAATCTCAGCTGGGGTCATGGCATCCTTGAGGTCTTGTTTATTTGCAAAGACGAGTACAACGGAATGTTGCAGGTCCTCGTGTCCAAGCAATCTGAAAAGTTCATCTTTCATGACGGAGATTCTGGCTCTATCCGTACTGTCTATCACTGCAATGACAGCATGAGTTCCCCGATAATATGTTGCCCACGATGTCCTCAGTCTATCTTGTCCGCCAAGATCCCAGACCTGATGACGAAGGGCAAATTTCACTATGTTAAAACAACAGGTGTTGATCCACATCATGACATTAGCATATGAACAAGCAAGGAAGCAAGCATCTTTTACAAAATCAATCAAAAAGAGGAACTCAAGCAAGGGCTCTTCTACAACTAACCTAAGATACCAAAAATCAACCAATATGAAACAGTTTCTTTTCAAGGAGTGAAATATGCCGTATTTACATAGTTTCTCatatttcttttccttttttcttcccCCCACATGGGTCGTGccaaacttttattttcaagtGTTCCAGGGAATAAAAGAAGCTTGgatgataataatttattgggATAAAACAGTCAACTTCAGCATCCAAATGCTAGGGGTTTCCATGCCCAAAACCTGTTTATCCATAACCCAAATTTCCTAGTTTCTTGAAAACTTAGCATACATTAAGCTGCAGTCAGTAGCTTCTGATAGAACCAGCAACTAGCCACCAAATAAAATCTAAACATCCATACCATTGATGCTGACAACTGCATTTTACAATTTACTGAACTCTACAAAATGGTTTCAACAAACAAAAAAGATGGAAC
This window encodes:
- the LOC110602159 gene encoding guanine nucleotide-binding protein subunit gamma 2, coding for MQSDSSDSSGPITQRVNSLPSATDTRGKHRIQAEIKRLEQEVRFLEEELEQLDKMENATAACEEILSYVDCRPDPLLQLTNGPLSPAWDRWFEGPQESQGCRCWIL
- the LOC110602158 gene encoding ADP-ribosylation factor-like protein 5 encodes the protein MGAFMSKFWFMLFPAKEYKIVVVGLDNAGKTTTLYKLHLGEVVTTHPTVGSNVEELVYKNIRFEVWDLGGQDRLRTSWATYYRGTHAVIAVIDSTDRARISVMKDELFRLLGHEDLQHSVVLVFANKQDLKDAMTPAEISDALSLHSIKNHDWHIQACCALTGEGLYDGLGWIAQRVTGKASS